From the genome of Brienomyrus brachyistius isolate T26 chromosome 8, BBRACH_0.4, whole genome shotgun sequence, one region includes:
- the LOC125747108 gene encoding leucine-rich repeat-containing protein 15-like: MNYQIYILLLPALYDVCLCCSAGKEANKVCYKDSVTKIPETLDSNITSISFFKSKIFTIPPRAFINMSHIENLEFLSTPITTIEAGAFEGLHNLKAIEFISTSITSIPMGAFQDLPSLEKLVLKDNKIKFLEKGLFDGLEKLKELGLNMNEIVSIDEGIFDQLDGLQALHLGRNTITSVSKEMFEKLSKLEIIRLYDNQLSIIPDEIFSNLTNLKEIALQGNKISVLPPKLFHNKPNLKKIYLEDNLLTELPHEIFMNLSSLKTLRLQNNQLVSLPPFLFGMMPNITELDLSENNLAALSKDVFGSIAESKNLDRLKLSRNNLKNLPEGIFDSVSISRVHLEKNPWNCDCKFIPLFQWMKRNKSNIFRFSSLKCASPEHLKGQIIESLKEDQLVCTFTLPPTTTISMFNTT; encoded by the coding sequence ATGAATTATCAAATCTACATTCTCCTTCTGCCTGCGTTGTATGACGTGTGCCTGTGTTGTTCAGCTGGAAAAGAGGCCAATAAAGTTTGCTATAAGGACTCGGTAACCAAAATCCCAGAGACTTTGGACAGCAACATCACTAGTATATCCtttttcaaaagcaaaataTTCACCATTCCGCCAAGAGCTTTTATCAATATGTCTCACATAGAGAATCTGGAATTCCTTTCTACTCCTATCACAACCATCGAGGCAGGTGCATTTGAAGGTTTACATAACTTGAAGGCAATTGAATTTATAAGTACGTCAATAACATCAATTCCAATGGGAGCTTTTCAGGATCTGCCAAGCCTAGAGAAGCTTGTTTTAAAagacaacaaaataaaatttttggAAAAAGGACTTTTCGATGGTCTTGAAAAGCTGAAGGAACTGGGCCTGAACATGAATGAAATTGTTTCAATTGATGAAGGAATTTTCGATCAGCTGGATGGCCTACAAGCACTTCATTTGGGCAGGAATACCATCACTTCTGTCTCCAAAGAGATGTTTGAAAAACTGAGTAAATTAGAAATCATCAGACTCTATGACAATCAGCTTAGCATCATTCCAGATGAGATCTTTAGTAATCTAACAAACCTTAAAGAGATTGCTTTACAGGGCAACAAAATCAGTGTTCTACCCCCAAAACTATTTCATAATAAACCtaatttgaaaaaaatatatttggaaGATAATCTATTGACTGAATTGCCTCATGAGATATTTATGAATCTTTCTTCATTGAAAACATTAAGACTTCAAAACAACCAACTAGTAAGTCTTCCACCTTTTCTCTTTGGGATGATGCCAAACATAACGGAGCTTGATCTCAGTGAAAACAACCTCGCTGCCCTTTCAAAAGATGTATTTGGCTCTATTGCAGAATCCAAAAACCTTGACAGACTTAAATTGTCCCGTAATAATTTGAAAAACCTCCCAGAAGGAATATTTGACTCTGTTTCTATCAGTCGAGTTCATCTGGAAAAAAACCCCTGGAACTGTGACTGCAAGTTCATACCTCTCTTCCAATGGATGAAACGAAACAAGTCAAATATATTTAGATTCTCAAGTCTTAAGTGTGCAAGCCCAGAACATTTAAAAGGACAAATTATTGAGTCCCTAAAAGAGGACCAGCTGGTATGTACGTTTACTTTGCCTCCCACGACAACAATCAGCATGTTTAACACCACCTAA